A stretch of DNA from Microbacterium croceum:
TGACCGGCAACTCCCTGGTGTGGGAGGGCCTCGAGAACGGGTCCGACTATCAGGTGCGCGTGCAGGCCCACAACCGCGCTCCCGACCCCTCCAGCTGGAGCGGATGGTCGGCATCGGAGATCCCGGCGGGCCCGCCGCTCGCGGCAGCGGCCCCGACCACACAGGAGCTCGAGCCGGTCGGCGGCCAGGCGCAGATGCAGGTGAACTGGACGCCGCCCGACAAGAACGGCGACGCGATCCAGAGCTACCAGCTCGAGGTGCTCGAGGGCGGCAACGTCGTGCGCACCGTCACGCCCGGTGCCCAGGCGACCAGCCAGGCCGTGGTCGTGCCGACCTCCGAGTCGGCGTACACGTATCGGATCCGGGCGCAGAACAAGGCCGGGTGGGGCGAGTGGAGCGCGCAGTCGGCGCCGCGTCGTGGCGTCACCGCTCCCGGTGCCCCCACCAGCCTGCGCGTGACGAACGAGGGGGACCGTCAGCTGACGATCTCCTACAACCCGGGGTCGCGTAACGGCGCCAGGGCGGGAGAGGTCGCGTACCAGTACCGGTTGAACAACGGCGGGTGGACGGGAATCCCGGCCAACAACGTCATCGGCGGTCTCAGCAACGGCATCAACTACAACGTGCAGGTGCGCGGAGTGGCCACGGTCGACGGCACGACCTACGCCGGTGCGGTGTCGAACACGGCATCGGGCAATCCGCACGGCAAGCCGCACACCCCGACGGGGGGCGCGCAGCAGCTGACCACCCAAGTGCGCCTCAACTGGAATGCCACGGGTTCGGCCAACGGCCGCGACATCGCCAACGTGCAGATCAGCATCGACGGCGGCGGCTGGCAGGGCGTCGGCATCAGCGGCTCCACCGACGTCGGCAACGACTACGACCAGGCCCACAACATCCGGGTCAGGGCGCAGGACACGACCGGTGCCTGGTCGGACGTCAGCCCGACGTACAGCGCACAGTCCAGCCCTCGGCCGCAACCCCGTGCCTGGGTGACCAGAGGCACCCCCGGCAACTGGCCAGGGCAGTGCACCGACGGCACCTGCGCGAAGTTCGTGATCAACACCTCGAACTTCCCCGCGGGCAGGTACCAGGTCTACTGCAACAGCAACGCGCCTACCGCCGGCGCGCACTTCGCAGGCCCCTCGAGCTGGAACATCCCGGCCAACGGCTCGGTCGAGATCGGCTGCTTCCACGGCAACGGCGGTCGCGGTTACCAGGTGTGGGTCACGATCGGCGGCACGGATTATGAACGCAGCAACTGGTAGCGGTTCGTCGCCCTTCTCCTCTTCTCACAGAAAGCAGAACAACCCATGAGCATGACCCCCGAACAGGCCGCCTGGTTCCAGGGCACATTCCAGCGTCTGGTCGACAACATCGACAAGGCGGTGCAGGGCAAGAAGGAGATCGTCGGCCTCGTGCTCTCGTCGATGCTCGCCGAGGGGCACGTGCTGCTGGAGGATGCTCCAGGCACGGGCAAGACCAGCCTGGCGAAGGCACTCGCAGCGACCGTGCAGGGCACCAGCGCCCGTATCCAGTTCACGCCCGACCTGCTGCCGTCCGATGTGACGGGCGTGACGATCTACGATCAGCAGTCCCACAAGTTCGAGTTCCACAAGGGACCGATCTTCGCGTCGATCGTGCTTGCGGATGAGATCAACCGCGCCTCGCCGAAGACGCAGTCCGCGCTGCTCGAGGTCATGGAGGAGTCGCGCGTCACGGTCGACGGCGTCACGCACGAGACCGGTCGTCCGTTCCTCGTGATCGCGACGCAGAACCCCATCGAGCAGGCCGGAACCTACAAGCTCCCCGAAGCACAGCTCGACCGCTTCCTGATCAAGACGTCGATCGGCTACCCCGACCTCGCGATCACCGAGAGCATCCTCGCCGGGGCCTCGGACCGCAACCCCTCTGCGGGGCTCTCGGCCATCATCACCACCAGCGCGGTGGCCGACATGGCCGACCTCGCCGCATCCGTGCACGTCGAGCCGGCGGTGCTGCGCTACGTCGCCGAGCTGGCCGAGGCCACGCGCGCCGACTCCGCGATCCGCCTGGGTGTCTCGGTGCGCGGTGCGATCGCGATGATCCGCATGGCGAAGGTGTGGGCTGCGGCCCACGGACGCCACTTCGTGCTCCCGGACGACATCAAGACGCTGGCCCGCCCGGTCTGGCAGCACCGACTGCTGCTCGACGCCGAGGCGGAGTTCGCCGGCACCAGCAGCGATGCGGTCGTCGCCCGCGTGCTCGACGCCGTCGCCGCACCGCAGGCGCGAACGGCGGCCTGATGACCGCGGAGGCACTTCAGGCGCCGCCGGCGCAGACGGAACGCGACGCCGGATGGCGTGACATCGCGGCCGTCATCGGCGCGCGTCTCCTGGCGCGCCTCCGAGTCATCGCGGCGGCAGTCCGCCCCCTGGCGTGGGTGCTGCTCGCCCTCGTAGCGGGCTTCTGGATCCTCGGCCAGGTCGCCGGCTGGTCGGAGTTCACCGTCGCCGCGGTCGTGATCGCGATCACGCTCGTGCTGTGCTCCCTGTTCCTCATCGGCCGCACGGCGTACGACGTGTCACTCGACCTCGCGCGCACCCGGGTGGTGGTGGGGGAGCGGGCGGTCGGCGCGCTGACCCTCGCGAACCGCGGAACACGCGCGATCCTGCCCTCTCGCGTGGTGCTGCCGGTCGGCGCGGGGCGTGGGGAGTTCGGCATCCAGCGTCTCGCCGCCGGAGAAGAGGCGGAAGAGCTCTTCGCGATCCCCACCCAGAAGCGCGGGGTCGTGAAGGTCGGTCCGGTGAGCGTCGTCCGTGGCGACCCTCTCGGGCTGTTCGAGCGCGCGCACCGTCGTGACGACCCTGTCGATCTGTACGTGCATCCGCGCACCGTGCTCTTCGACGGCCAGTCGCTCGGGTATCTGCGCGACCTCGAAGGACTCCCCGCCACTGACCTCTCGCGGGATGACGTCTCGTTCCACGCGCTGCTCGAGTACCAACCAGGCGACGACCTGCGCCACGTGCACTGGCGTTCCACGGCGCGCACCGGAACCATGATGGTGCGTCAGTACGAGGAGACGCGCCGGTCTCACTTCGTGATCGGCCTCTCGCGCTCGGCGGGCGACTACTCCTCCGATCAGGACTTCGAACTCGCGATCTCCATCGCCGGCTCCATCGGGCTGCGCGCGATCCGCGATTCGCAGCGCGTCGATGTGCGCGTGCAGGGCCGTGAGCTCGCGGCAGGTACAGGGAAGCAGCTGCTCGACTCGCTCGCCGCGATCGAGGAGAGCAAGCCGCGTGAGGGCGGCATCTCGGAGTTGGCCGGCGTGGTCTCCCGAACGATGCCCCTCGCGAGCGTCGTGGTGCTGGTGTGCGGCTCGAAGGTGCGCAGCGACGATCTCCGCCTCGCCTGCTCCCGCCTGCCCTATGGCGCGCGCGTCCTCGCCGTCGTCGCGGACGGCTCCGTGTCGTCGCCGGCGCTGCAACGCATCGGCGATGCCGACGTCGTGACGATCGGCGAACTCGCGCAGGTCCCCCTCGCTCTGCAGAAGGTGCTCGCATGACCGCTCCGGCCACCGCGTCCTCCGCGCTCCCCGCGCGACGCTGGATCCTCGACCTCGGCGCCACGATCCTCCTGGTCGCCGTCTCGCTCATCGGGTTCTGGCCGACGTTCGGCGGGGCGTCGTTCCTGCCCGCTGTCGCCGGGGGCATCCTGCTCGGTCTCGCGATCGCGGCTGTCGCCGTCTGGCGGCGCTGGGGAATCCTGATCACGACGGGCCTCGTGGTCGCTGCATACTTCGTGTTCGGCGGCGCGTTGGCGCTGCCGCAGACGACGATCGCCGGGGTCATCCCCACACTCGACACCCTGCAGCGACTCGCGTTCGGGCCGGTGACGGCATGGAAGCAGCTGCTGACGACCGTGGCTCCCGTGGCTGCCGGCGACGGCCACCTGCTCGTCCCCTTCCTGCTCGCCCTGGTGGTGACGGCGCTCACGGCGTCGCTGGCCCTGCGTCTCTCGCAGGTGGCGTGGGCGCTGATCCCCGCCGCCGCGCTGCTCATGCTCGTGATCGCGCTCGGTACGCCGGAGCCTGCTTTCCCGGTCGTGCAGGGACTGGTCTTCGCGGTCGTCGCCGTCGCCTGGCTCGCGCTGCGCCAGATCTGGGCCCCGCAGAACGCCGCCGTGTCGGTGAGCGACATCGATCCGTCGCGCGCCGCGCACATGCGCATGCGTCGGCTCCTCGCCGGTCTGGCGGTGCTGGCCATCGCCGGGGGAGCCGGGGTCGCGACGAGCGCGATCGCCTCGCCGGCAGAGAGCAGGCACGTCTTCCGCGACGTGATCATCCCGCCGTTCAACATCCGCGACTACCCGAGCCCGCTGCAGGCCTTCCGCAAGAACGTGCGTGACGAGGCGGAGGAGACGCTCTTCACCGTCCAAGGGCTGCCCAAGGGCGCACGGATCCGCACCGCGGTGATGGACCAGTACGACGGCATGGTCTACAACGTCACCGACGGAGGCCCGACGTCCTCGAGCGCCTTCACACCGCTGCGTTCCGACATGTCGCCGGATGCCGAGGGCGTTCCGGTGACCCTCAAGATCGCGATCGACAACTACCGCGGCGTGTGGATGCCCACGGCCGGCATCCTCAGCGACATCGAGTTCGACGGAGCCCGCGCCGAGGAGCTGCGGCGGAGCACTTACGTGAACAACGCCACGGAGACCGCGGTCGCCACGCCCGTGCTCACGAAGGGCGACCAGTACACGGTCGATGCCGTGATGCCGAACGAGTACACCGACGAGCAGCTCGCCGAGCTGGCGTTCGGAACCGTCCCGATGCCCAAGCAGAGCAACGTCCCCGAGGAGCTCACCACCCTGGCTGCCGAGACCGTCTCCGACGCGGAGACCGCGATCGAGCAGGCCAGGGCACTGGAGTCCTTCCTCTCCGAGGGCGGGTTCTTCAGCCATGGCCTGGAGGGTGAGGTGCTCTCGCGCGCCGGGCACACCGCCGAGCGCATCTCGACATTGGTCGGTGGCGATCAGATGATCGGCGACGACGAGCAGTACGCCGTGGCCATGGCGCTGCTCGCGGGGGAGATCAACATCCCCGCCCGCGTCGTGATGGGCTATTACCCCGAAGAGGAGCGGGCGGGCGACGCGGTCTTCGAAGCCACGGGCGACGACGTGCACGCCTGGGTCGAGATCAACTTCGAGGGCGTCGGATGGGTGCCCTTCAGCCCCACCCCGCCCGAGGACCAGGTCCCCAACGACACGAACACCAAGCCGCGGGTCGATCCGAAGCCGCAGGTGCTGCAGCCGCCGCCCCCGCCGCAGGAGCCGGTCGACCTGCCGCCGACCCTGCCCGACGACCGCGAGTCCGAGGACGAGAACCTGAACCTCGCCGGGATCATCGGCGCGATCCTCCTGATCGGAGGCATCTCCCTCGCCATCCTCGCGATCCTCGCATCGCCGTTCATCGTGATCGGCGCCTGGAAGGCTGCCAAGCGCCGTGCGCGTCGTTCCGCTGCCCGCACCTCTGACCGGATCAGCGGCGGCTGGGACGAGCTGACCGACCGTGCGGTCGACTACGGTGCGCAGGTCGGCACAGGCGGCACCCGCATCGAGGAGGCCACCGTGGTCGCGAGCAGTCTCGCCGTGCCGCAGGTCACCGCGTTGGCGGAGCGGGCCGACCGCGAGGTCTTCGGCCCCACCGACCCGACTCCCGAAGAGGTCGATGCCTTCTGGCAGGAGGTCGACGGCATCGTCGGGGGGCTCGGCAGGGAAGCAGGATTCTGGAAGCGGACGAAGGCGCGCCTCAGCCTGCGCTCCCTGCTGGGCGGGACGGCGGTCTCGAACGGCCTGCAGAACCTGAAGGACGCCGCGACCGCGCGCGTGCGCCGCGAACCTGGCACGATCAAGAACAACACCGGCACGCCCGGTGGCACCGGCACGACGTCCACCTCACCCGAGAGCGAGACCCCATGACACTGCTACCGTTCGGCCAGGTCGCGCCGGTCTCCCGGCGTGCGGTGGCCTACATCATCGACGCACTGATCGCCGGAGGCCTCGGGGTCGTCCTCGGCGGGGGCCTGCTGGTCGCCGCCTCGCTCGCGGGCGGGATCGAGGCGACGCTGACCACGCTCCTGATCGGCGGCCCGATCGTCAGTCTGGTCCTGTTGGCCTGGTTCGTCGTGTACACGGTGATGCAGGCGGGTAACGGCTCGATCGGGATGCGGGCGCAGGGGCTGCGCCTCGCATCGGCGGTCGACGGGACGCCGGTGGGCTTCGGACGTGCCCTCCTGCGCAATGTCATCTTCGGTCTGGCCGGCGCGATCGTCGTCGGATACTTCAGCCCGTTGTTCGATGGTTCCGGACGCTTCCAGGGCTGGCATGACAAGGTCGGGAACGCCCTGATGCTGGACGCACGTGTCGAGGCGCCTGTGCCGTCCACGACGCCGGCCCCCGCCGCCCCGGCATCGCTCGCCTCCGCCGCGCCCGCGACCTCGGCTGCTCCGGTGGTCCCCGGCCTCCCGCATCCGTCTTCGCGCGCCGGGGCGCCGTTCGTGCCCCCCGCCGCGACGCCGGCGCCCGGGTTCGGACAGCCGACGCCTCCCGCGCCCGTGGCTTCGCCGCCTGCACCTGCTCCTTCGTTCGCTGCACCGGCTCCGGCGTCGGCGGGTCCGGCCGCACCGGCGGCACCGATCCCCGACGCCGGTGACCTGATCGCTTTCGTGCCCGGAATCACACAGGACTCCGCGCCGGCTCGTGCGATGCCGGCGCCCGAGCCAGCGCCGCCGACCCCCGCTCCCGCTCCTGCCCCCTCCGTGCCTGCTGCGCCGGCTCCCGCTCCTTCTGCTCCCGCCGCTCCTGCTCCCGCTCCTTCTGCTCCCGCCGCTCCTGCTCCCGCGGCCCCAGCGTTCGAGGCGGAGGAATCCGATATCGAGGACACCCGCATCAGCATCCCTGGTCACCGTCTGGTGTTCACATGGGATGACGGCACGCGGGTCTCGGTCTCGCGGCGCACGATCTTCGGCCGCAACCCCGGTCCGGAGGACGGTGCGATCATCGTCTCGGTGCGCGACGAGACCCTGTCGCTGTCGAAGACGCACTTCGAGGCCGCGGCCGAGGTCTCGGGCGGCTGGGTGCTCGACAGGCACTCCACCAATGGCATGACCATCGTCCGGGACGGGCAGCGCATCGCCTGCCCTGCCGGACAACGCGTTCCCGTGCGGCTCGGGGATGCCATCGAGATCGGCGACCGCATCGTGACCATCGGCGGGTACGCGTGAGGCCCGGACTCGTCGTCTCGACCGGTTCCGCGACGCATCCGGGGCTCCGGCGCGCGCTGAACGAGGATGCCCATCTGGCGGGCGCTCCGGTGTTCATCGTCGCCGACGGCATGGGCGGACACGAGGCGGGGGAGCGGGCGAGCGCGACCGTCATCGCGGAGTTCGCGCGCTTCATCGGCCGATCGGCCCTCGAACTCGACGATGTGCGCTTCGCCCTCTCTCGCGCGCGCGACGGCGTAGAGGAGCTCTCGACGTCGGGCAACGGTCGAGCCGGGACCACCCTGAGCGGCGTCGTGATCGCCTCCGTCGACGGCATGGGCTACTGGTTGGCCATCAACATCGGCGACTCACGCACGTACCGACTGGCCGATGGCGAGCTCGAGCAGGTCAGCGTCGACCACTCCGTGGTGCAGGAGCTGATCGAATCGGGCGAGCTGACCGCCGAGGACGCGCTCACCGACCGTCGCCGGAACATCATCACTCGGGCGATCGGTGCGAGCAGCACGGGCGACGCGGACTACTGGATGTTCCCCGCCGAGCTGGGCGATCGGATCCTGGTGTGCTCCGATGGGCTCACCTCTGAGGTGTCCGACGTCCGAATCCGCGAGGTGCTCCACAACACGTCCGATCCGCAGGAGGCGGCGGACGTGCTCGTCGCCGACGCGGTGAGCGCCGGGGGACGCGACAACATCACGGTCATCGTCGTCGATGCCGTCTCGGTCGCATCGCGACCCGGGACGCTGCTCGAGACCGACACAGACATCGACATGGACACGCGTCCGCGAGAAGCTGCAGGAGGGGTTCACTGATGCAGACCATCTACCGACCGGGGACCTGGTACCTGATCGTGATTCCGGGTGCGCTGGTCGCGCTCCCGCCGGATGTGCCCGCTGATGTCATCGCCCGGCTCTGGGCGCGGCTGCCGGAGCAGAAGACGCTGGCGACCGTGGTCGATGTGCTCACCGCGCATGCGGGCGGCTCCTTCGCCTCTCTCCCGCCGTTCGCCGCCGCGGTGGCGGAGGGCGACGACGTCCGCATCGCGCTGCGCGGTGGGGTCGTCGCGCGCGTGAGCGCGGAGTCGGGCGAGTCTCTCGAGCTGTCCGGCGCGGATGTGACGACGTGGAGCGAGCGCTTCGTCGGCCATGCCACCCGTGTCGAGATCACCGTCGAGGAGACCGCCTCCGCCGCCGCGCTGCCCGCGCAGGGCGGAATCGTCTGCGCGGCCGCCGTGAGCGCTGTACTCGAGCCCGGCGATGCCGCCGCGCTCACATCTGTCCTCGGCCCGGCGCCGCAGCTCGATGCCGCGGAACCAGGGGTATCCGCCAGGGTCCTCGCAGGCGGTGCGGTTCCGGCATTGGTGCAGTTCGGCGCTGCCGGCGCCTCATCCGCCGTGCCGGCTCCGGTACTCGGTGCTGCCGCGGATGCCGCCGTCGGCGCCGTGCCCGTGGTCGACTCGGAGCCGTCGGCGGTCGCCGAGGGTCCGGTCGCCGAGGGTCCGGTCGCCGATGAGGTCTCCGACTCGCCGGCAGCCGAGCCCGCGCCCGAACCCGTGATCGAGCCCGAACCCGTGATCGAGCCCGAACCCGTAATCGAGCCCGAGCCCACGCCGGAGACGGAGCCCACGCCGGAGCCCGAGCCCACGCCGCAACCGGAGGCCGAGACCGACGCCGTCGCTGTGATCGAATCGCTGCTGAACGCGCCTGAGGTCACCCTCGCGCCGCCCGCAGATGAGGACTTCGACCAGTTGTGGGGAGCCACGGTGCACTCGGTACCCGCCGCTCCTGCCGCTCCTGCCGCTCCGGCGCTCGCGGGCGACCACGACGGAGCGACGATCTCCGCCGCCGAGCTCCGCGCCCTGCGGCAGCAGGCGCCGGTCGCCGATGACGTGCCGACTGCCGTGCTCCCGGTGTCTCACGCTCCGCTCGCCGGTCGCATCCGGGTCTCCACGGGGCAGGTCGTCTCGCTCGATCGCACGGTGATCATCGGTCGTCGTCCACGGTCGACCAGGGCGAGCGGCGCGAACCTGCCGCACCTCGTCGCTGTCGAGAGCCCGCAGCAGGACATCTCGCGCAGTCATCTCGAGGTCCGTCCGGAGGGCGACACGGTCGTGGTGATCGATCTGCACACGACGAACGGGTCGACGCTGCTGCGCCCGGGTGCCGATCCGATGCGGTTGCACCCCGGCGAGCAGACGCTCGTGCTCTCCGGTGACGTGGTCGACCTCGGCGACGGCGTCACGGTCGCCTTCGAGGATCTGCCGTGAGTCGTCGTCCCTCTCCGCCACCCGAGCTGCCCGGCTTCACGTACGTGGAGCCGTTGGGCACGGGCGGCTTCGCCGACGTCTTCCTGTACGAGCAGGAGATGCCGCGTCGTCGTGTCGCCGTGAAGGTGCTGCTGGCCGACCGCATCTCGAGCGGCGCCGCGCAGGAGTTCACCGACGAGGCGAACGTCATGGCGATGCTGTCGACACATCCGGCGATCGTCACGATCTATCAGGCGGGCGTCGCCGGAGACGGCCGACCGTACCTGGTGATGGAGTACTGCCCGCGGCCGAACCTCCAGTTGCGCGCGCGCAAGGAGCCGTTCTCGGTGGCGGAGGCGCTGCGGGTGGGCGTGCAGGTGGCCGGTGCCGTCGAGACCGCACATCGTGCCGGGGTCCTGCACCGCGACATCAAGCCTGCCAACATCCTGGTCACGGAGTACAACCGGCCCGCTCTCACCGACTTCGGCATCGCGTCGACCACCGGCGCGACGGGCGAGGCCTCCGGCATGTCGATCCCGTGGTCGCCGCCGGAGTCGTTCGCGGAGCCTCCGCAGAGCGGTCCCCGCACCGACGTCTGGGCGCTGGGGGCGACGCTGTACACGCTGCTGGCCGGACGGTCGCCGTTCGAGAGGCCGGGCGAGCGCAACTCGAGTGCCGACCTGATCGAGCGCATCGAGCGGGCGGCACTGCAGTCCCTCAACCGTCCGGACTCTCCCGAGAGCTTGCAGCGCGTGCTCGACCGCGCTATGGCGAAGAACCCCGACGACCGGTTCCCGAGCGCTGTGGCGTTCGCGCGCGCGCTGCAGAAGGTGCAGATCGAGCTGTCGCACTCGGTGACGCCGATCGATATCGTCGACGAGCACCCGTCGCAGGACGAGCTCGAGGACGACGGCGACGGGCTCACCCGCGTGCGGGAGATCGTGAGCATCGACCCCGATGCCGCCTCGTTCACGCGTCCGTCCGCGACCACGCAGCCGCGTGGTTCGCAGTGGGCGCCCACCGACGTCCCGCGCTTCGATGCGCCGCCCGCCGCCGAGCCCGCGGTCGAGGCCACGCAGATCCGTCCGCCGCGGCCGCCGGCGCCTGCCCCCGCCGCCGAGGAGCGCACGATCCTGCGCGCCCCGATGGTGGTCGCTCCCGATGCGGCGGCGCCGTTCCCGACGGCGCCCCCGACGGCGGGTGCGCCGGGAGCCCCGACGCCGCCCCCGCCGGCGAGCGAGACCCCGGCGGCACCGCGCCGTCGCACGGGACTGTGGATCACTCTCGCCGCCGCCAGTGTCGTGCTGATCGTCGGAGGCATCTTCGGGCTCAACGCCCTCGTCGCCGGCCTCGCTCCGGAACCGAACCCGCAGGCCTCGGATGAGCCGGAGGCGACCCCGCAGGATCCGATCTCCGAAGCCGTGCCCAAGGTCGCCGATGCGACGGCCACTCGCACCGGCGATCAGGTCACGTTCACCTGGACGAACCCGAAGCCGCTCGAAGGCGACAGCTACCTCTGGGTGAACCTGGACCCCGCCGGCGACGGTGCCGTGAACCAGGTCTCGGAGGAGTCGGCGACGGTCACCGGCGCCGGGCAGGTGTGCATCGAGGTGATGCTGCGTCGCGCGAACGGCACGGCCTCCGACGTGGTGAAGGTGTGCGGATGAGCGCCGCGGCGGGCGTCACGGTCGAGTTCGCGGGAGAGTACTTCCCCGTGAGTGCCGGGGGACGGTTCATCGTGGGGCGCGAGGGCGACCTCGAGCTCGACGACAACCTGTTCCTGCACCGGCACTTCCTCGAGATCACGGATGCCGATGGGTTGTGGTGGCTGTCGAACGTCGGTACCCGGCTGACGGCGACCGTGACCGACTCAGCCGGTGGGGTGCAGGCCTGGCTGGCGCCGGGCGCGCGCCTGCCCCTGGTGTTCGAGAAGACCACGGTGGTCTTCAGTGCCGGGCCGACCACGTACGAGCTGACCCTGCACGCTGCCGAGCCGACGTTCCGCGCCACCCAGCGCGAGCACGACGACGGTGGGGCATCCACGATCGGCGACATGCCGCTCACGCTCAGCCAGCGGTTGCTGATCCTGGCCCTCGCCGAGCCGCAGCTGCGGCGCGACGGGACCGGGATGAGCGAGATCCCGACCTCCGCGAAGGCGGCAGAGCGACTGGGGTGGACGGTCACCCGGTTCAATCGCAAGCTCGACAATGTCTGCGACAAGTTCGACCGCATCGGCGTTCCCGGGATGCGCGGCGGCCAGCGCAGCTTCGCCACGAACCGGCGGGCCCGGCTCGTCGAGCATGTGATCGCCTCGCGCCTGGTGACTCGAGCGGATCTGCCGCTGCTGGACGCCTCTCACGACGACGACGGAGAAGGAGAGCAGGAGTGATCTGGGAGATCGACGATCACGCTCCTGAGATCGAGGGACTCGACAAGAACGGACGACCCGACCCGGCGTATGCCGCATCCCTCGGCCTGATCGCCGCGGGGCGCGGTGCGCGCGTCGGCGCGGCGGTGCTGGAATGGGTGTTGGCCGTGATCATCGCCCTGCC
This window harbors:
- a CDS encoding AAA family ATPase, which produces MSMTPEQAAWFQGTFQRLVDNIDKAVQGKKEIVGLVLSSMLAEGHVLLEDAPGTGKTSLAKALAATVQGTSARIQFTPDLLPSDVTGVTIYDQQSHKFEFHKGPIFASIVLADEINRASPKTQSALLEVMEESRVTVDGVTHETGRPFLVIATQNPIEQAGTYKLPEAQLDRFLIKTSIGYPDLAITESILAGASDRNPSAGLSAIITTSAVADMADLAASVHVEPAVLRYVAELAEATRADSAIRLGVSVRGAIAMIRMAKVWAAAHGRHFVLPDDIKTLARPVWQHRLLLDAEAEFAGTSSDAVVARVLDAVAAPQARTAA
- a CDS encoding DUF58 domain-containing protein, with protein sequence MTAEALQAPPAQTERDAGWRDIAAVIGARLLARLRVIAAAVRPLAWVLLALVAGFWILGQVAGWSEFTVAAVVIAITLVLCSLFLIGRTAYDVSLDLARTRVVVGERAVGALTLANRGTRAILPSRVVLPVGAGRGEFGIQRLAAGEEAEELFAIPTQKRGVVKVGPVSVVRGDPLGLFERAHRRDDPVDLYVHPRTVLFDGQSLGYLRDLEGLPATDLSRDDVSFHALLEYQPGDDLRHVHWRSTARTGTMMVRQYEETRRSHFVIGLSRSAGDYSSDQDFELAISIAGSIGLRAIRDSQRVDVRVQGRELAAGTGKQLLDSLAAIEESKPREGGISELAGVVSRTMPLASVVVLVCGSKVRSDDLRLACSRLPYGARVLAVVADGSVSSPALQRIGDADVVTIGELAQVPLALQKVLA
- a CDS encoding transglutaminase family protein, with the protein product MTAPATASSALPARRWILDLGATILLVAVSLIGFWPTFGGASFLPAVAGGILLGLAIAAVAVWRRWGILITTGLVVAAYFVFGGALALPQTTIAGVIPTLDTLQRLAFGPVTAWKQLLTTVAPVAAGDGHLLVPFLLALVVTALTASLALRLSQVAWALIPAAALLMLVIALGTPEPAFPVVQGLVFAVVAVAWLALRQIWAPQNAAVSVSDIDPSRAAHMRMRRLLAGLAVLAIAGGAGVATSAIASPAESRHVFRDVIIPPFNIRDYPSPLQAFRKNVRDEAEETLFTVQGLPKGARIRTAVMDQYDGMVYNVTDGGPTSSSAFTPLRSDMSPDAEGVPVTLKIAIDNYRGVWMPTAGILSDIEFDGARAEELRRSTYVNNATETAVATPVLTKGDQYTVDAVMPNEYTDEQLAELAFGTVPMPKQSNVPEELTTLAAETVSDAETAIEQARALESFLSEGGFFSHGLEGEVLSRAGHTAERISTLVGGDQMIGDDEQYAVAMALLAGEINIPARVVMGYYPEEERAGDAVFEATGDDVHAWVEINFEGVGWVPFSPTPPEDQVPNDTNTKPRVDPKPQVLQPPPPPQEPVDLPPTLPDDRESEDENLNLAGIIGAILLIGGISLAILAILASPFIVIGAWKAAKRRARRSAARTSDRISGGWDELTDRAVDYGAQVGTGGTRIEEATVVASSLAVPQVTALAERADREVFGPTDPTPEEVDAFWQEVDGIVGGLGREAGFWKRTKARLSLRSLLGGTAVSNGLQNLKDAATARVRREPGTIKNNTGTPGGTGTTSTSPESETP
- a CDS encoding RDD family protein → MTLLPFGQVAPVSRRAVAYIIDALIAGGLGVVLGGGLLVAASLAGGIEATLTTLLIGGPIVSLVLLAWFVVYTVMQAGNGSIGMRAQGLRLASAVDGTPVGFGRALLRNVIFGLAGAIVVGYFSPLFDGSGRFQGWHDKVGNALMLDARVEAPVPSTTPAPAAPASLASAAPATSAAPVVPGLPHPSSRAGAPFVPPAATPAPGFGQPTPPAPVASPPAPAPSFAAPAPASAGPAAPAAPIPDAGDLIAFVPGITQDSAPARAMPAPEPAPPTPAPAPAPSVPAAPAPAPSAPAAPAPAPSAPAAPAPAAPAFEAEESDIEDTRISIPGHRLVFTWDDGTRVSVSRRTIFGRNPGPEDGAIIVSVRDETLSLSKTHFEAAAEVSGGWVLDRHSTNGMTIVRDGQRIACPAGQRVPVRLGDAIEIGDRIVTIGGYA
- a CDS encoding PP2C family protein-serine/threonine phosphatase, with the translated sequence MRPGLVVSTGSATHPGLRRALNEDAHLAGAPVFIVADGMGGHEAGERASATVIAEFARFIGRSALELDDVRFALSRARDGVEELSTSGNGRAGTTLSGVVIASVDGMGYWLAINIGDSRTYRLADGELEQVSVDHSVVQELIESGELTAEDALTDRRRNIITRAIGASSTGDADYWMFPAELGDRILVCSDGLTSEVSDVRIREVLHNTSDPQEAADVLVADAVSAGGRDNITVIVVDAVSVASRPGTLLETDTDIDMDTRPREAAGGVH
- a CDS encoding FHA domain-containing protein, with translation MQTIYRPGTWYLIVIPGALVALPPDVPADVIARLWARLPEQKTLATVVDVLTAHAGGSFASLPPFAAAVAEGDDVRIALRGGVVARVSAESGESLELSGADVTTWSERFVGHATRVEITVEETASAAALPAQGGIVCAAAVSAVLEPGDAAALTSVLGPAPQLDAAEPGVSARVLAGGAVPALVQFGAAGASSAVPAPVLGAAADAAVGAVPVVDSEPSAVAEGPVAEGPVADEVSDSPAAEPAPEPVIEPEPVIEPEPVIEPEPTPETEPTPEPEPTPQPEAETDAVAVIESLLNAPEVTLAPPADEDFDQLWGATVHSVPAAPAAPAAPALAGDHDGATISAAELRALRQQAPVADDVPTAVLPVSHAPLAGRIRVSTGQVVSLDRTVIIGRRPRSTRASGANLPHLVAVESPQQDISRSHLEVRPEGDTVVVIDLHTTNGSTLLRPGADPMRLHPGEQTLVLSGDVVDLGDGVTVAFEDLP
- a CDS encoding serine/threonine-protein kinase, translating into MSRRPSPPPELPGFTYVEPLGTGGFADVFLYEQEMPRRRVAVKVLLADRISSGAAQEFTDEANVMAMLSTHPAIVTIYQAGVAGDGRPYLVMEYCPRPNLQLRARKEPFSVAEALRVGVQVAGAVETAHRAGVLHRDIKPANILVTEYNRPALTDFGIASTTGATGEASGMSIPWSPPESFAEPPQSGPRTDVWALGATLYTLLAGRSPFERPGERNSSADLIERIERAALQSLNRPDSPESLQRVLDRAMAKNPDDRFPSAVAFARALQKVQIELSHSVTPIDIVDEHPSQDELEDDGDGLTRVREIVSIDPDAASFTRPSATTQPRGSQWAPTDVPRFDAPPAAEPAVEATQIRPPRPPAPAPAAEERTILRAPMVVAPDAAAPFPTAPPTAGAPGAPTPPPPASETPAAPRRRTGLWITLAAASVVLIVGGIFGLNALVAGLAPEPNPQASDEPEATPQDPISEAVPKVADATATRTGDQVTFTWTNPKPLEGDSYLWVNLDPAGDGAVNQVSEESATVTGAGQVCIEVMLRRANGTASDVVKVCG